A section of the Phycisphaerales bacterium genome encodes:
- a CDS encoding type II secretion system protein GspG codes for MNTRLPNRSIYHMRQQIRRGFTLLEIVIVVMIIALMATLILPNVMGRFFSSQRKIAEAQVEKVKTQVSLYILDEQLGGLPDDFELSDLVSGGYLGEDDLLDPWRNPFEVINDGNTFYVVSYGDGGEPGGEENQEDIESSH; via the coding sequence ATGAATACCCGGCTACCAAATAGGTCGATATACCACATGCGTCAGCAGATTCGACGCGGCTTTACGCTGCTAGAAATTGTGATTGTGGTCATGATTATTGCACTGATGGCAACGCTCATTTTACCTAACGTCATGGGACGGTTTTTCTCATCACAGCGAAAAATTGCAGAAGCCCAAGTCGAGAAGGTCAAGACACAGGTCAGTTTGTACATACTCGATGAGCAATTGGGTGGACTCCCTGATGACTTTGAACTGAGCGATCTAGTCAGTGGTGGCTATCTCGGCGAAGACGATCTCTTAGATCCTTGGCGAAACCCTTTTGAAGTCATCAACGACGGCAACACTTTCTATGTTGTCTCTTATGGTGACGGCGGCGAGCCTGGCGGAGAAGAGAATCAAGAAGATATTGAATCAAGCCACTAA
- a CDS encoding type II secretion system F family protein — MPSFAYESRTTSGDQRSGVLEADSRAEAVRVLTGRGETALSLKQTRTRSSNRATESTGDIRARSSRPSLSRAETATFIRELATALEAGLPLMQAMRTIREQATGKGMPFILDFLIERVEAGEQLHQAAQKYGPPFDQMIVGMLRAADASGRASEIMHQLADLLDRSLELRRELLGATFYPLIVAVLILVSIVVLATVLMPRVIAPLAGDMELPWPTKVVLGGSEFVESYWFLCLVIIGLLIFGWISWVRIPANRLRLDTFKLRIPLMGKLTRDVAVARFTRTLGTLSAAGLPILEGMHITRDTLGNAALMKAIDDVSEEVTAGKSLAAPLEKCGLFPPMLIQVINLGERTGQLERMLLHSANAFDRQVNASLKLFAKALPPVLLIFMAVIAGFILAAILLPLIELQSLMD; from the coding sequence ATGCCCAGTTTTGCATATGAAAGTCGTACGACGTCTGGAGACCAACGTAGCGGGGTGCTCGAAGCTGACAGCCGCGCAGAGGCTGTCCGTGTACTGACCGGCCGAGGCGAAACAGCTCTTTCATTGAAGCAAACCCGAACCCGTTCTAGCAACCGAGCAACAGAATCAACGGGTGACATACGAGCACGATCATCTCGACCCAGCCTCTCTCGTGCTGAAACAGCAACCTTTATTCGGGAGCTTGCAACTGCTCTTGAAGCTGGCCTACCTTTGATGCAAGCGATGCGTACGATTCGAGAGCAAGCGACTGGCAAAGGGATGCCCTTCATTCTTGACTTTCTCATTGAGCGCGTAGAGGCTGGCGAGCAACTACATCAAGCCGCTCAAAAATACGGCCCCCCCTTTGATCAAATGATTGTGGGCATGCTGCGTGCAGCCGACGCGTCCGGACGCGCAAGTGAAATCATGCACCAACTAGCAGACCTACTAGACCGATCATTAGAATTGCGGCGAGAGCTGCTGGGCGCCACTTTCTATCCACTGATCGTAGCCGTGCTCATTCTGGTCAGTATCGTCGTGCTGGCAACAGTGCTCATGCCACGAGTCATTGCGCCCCTTGCTGGCGACATGGAATTGCCATGGCCCACAAAAGTCGTGCTAGGTGGCTCTGAATTTGTGGAGAGCTATTGGTTTCTTTGTCTGGTTATTATTGGGCTGCTTATTTTCGGTTGGATCAGTTGGGTGCGAATTCCTGCCAACCGTCTTCGCCTTGACACTTTCAAACTTCGAATTCCTCTTATGGGAAAACTCACCCGCGATGTGGCCGTTGCACGATTTACACGCACACTTGGAACGCTCTCTGCTGCCGGCCTACCCATCTTAGAAGGCATGCATATCACACGAGATACCTTGGGCAACGCCGCCCTCATGAAGGCAATTGATGACGTGAGTGAAGAAGTCACCGCGGGCAAATCACTTGCAGCACCTTTAGAAAAATGCGGCCTCTTCCCGCCGATGCTTATTCAGGTCATCAATCTTGGCGAACGCACTGGTCAACTTGAACGCATGCTCTTGCACTCAGCCAATGCATTCGATCGACAGGTCAATGCATCCTTAAAGTTGTTTGCCAAGGCCCTTCCACCAGTTTTATTGATATTTATGGCTGTTATTGCAGGCTTTATTCTGGCTGCGATTCTTTTACCTCTGATTGAACTGCAATCACTTATGGACTAG
- a CDS encoding prepilin-type N-terminal cleavage/methylation domain-containing protein, translated as MPTTSAQTRRKRRGFTLVEILIASLLLALLASLTISRVMGTTKRVFDHTVESVADLLIVFAQRNQFSRNPIALRWDEGGKQGTLRVVSLNRNEDLDDVLPVWEIEPNFPSVIFPEPQVARLVSVKADGEMAEIAEYPLPIGANMPRPSIEIRLEDPNGQIHTVSLAAHEISPNITETSEAGMSKRLPIDLNETGQRWEEW; from the coding sequence ATGCCAACAACTTCTGCCCAAACCCGCCGCAAGCGGCGCGGTTTTACATTGGTTGAAATTCTCATCGCATCACTGCTTCTTGCACTTTTAGCGTCACTCACAATCAGCCGTGTTATGGGGACCACCAAAAGAGTGTTCGACCATACCGTTGAAAGTGTTGCTGATTTACTCATCGTCTTTGCGCAACGCAATCAGTTTTCTCGCAATCCAATTGCCCTCCGCTGGGATGAAGGCGGCAAACAGGGCACGCTTAGAGTTGTCTCACTTAATCGCAACGAAGATCTTGATGATGTTCTTCCTGTTTGGGAGATCGAACCAAACTTCCCTTCGGTCATCTTTCCTGAACCACAAGTGGCAAGATTAGTGTCAGTGAAAGCTGACGGTGAAATGGCTGAGATCGCTGAATACCCCCTACCAATTGGCGCCAACATGCCACGGCCCTCCATTGAAATTCGTTTAGAGGATCCCAACGGGCAGATTCATACGGTCTCTCTTGCCGCTCACGAAATATCTCCCAACATTACAGAAACAAGTGAAGCTGGGATGTCAAAACGTCTACCAATTGACCTTAATGAAACCGGACAAAGATGGGAGGAATGGTGA
- a CDS encoding GspE/PulE family protein has protein sequence MAENHSITESTELPNTVQNEPLANSNDTASLRKRCETFGIDWTEESLEPSIDAIALISADIAVRLRVVPLAILDDGRLRVAMLDPLDITALDELTALVSRPIIRLGMDDKDFAELMRAHYGTTAARIAESLADEDGDRDSMLDHNLDAIEADDLHRMAEQPTLVNLVNLLLLEAVQSRASDVHVEPFENELKVKYRVDGVLVEKPPPPKNLQPAIIGRIKIMSSMNIAERYVPQDGHITLRFEGRKVDIRVSTVPTLYGESVVMRILDKSTQSLDLRALGMGDDLMDTVDHLIAKPHGLVLVTGPTGSGKTTTLYAALTKLYDPRKKIITIEDPVEYELAGINQMPVNPKRGLSFATGLRAILRQDPEVIFVGEIRDGETADIAIRSALTGHLIFSTIHTNDAISSIGRLVDMGAEPYLVASVIEGLLAQRLGRKLCLHCAVKVPMPEEIQHRLTPEELSRFNGMSHQPVGCDECGNSGFYGRIGFFEVITISGTLRRAIADNKQTAELRKHLGENFVPMREDGIRRAIEGVTTVEEVLRATQDTEDI, from the coding sequence ATGGCTGAAAATCATTCCATTACCGAGTCCACTGAACTGCCAAACACAGTTCAAAATGAGCCTCTAGCGAACTCTAACGACACTGCCTCGTTACGTAAGCGTTGCGAGACATTTGGCATCGATTGGACCGAGGAAAGCCTTGAACCATCGATTGATGCCATCGCACTGATCAGCGCTGACATAGCAGTACGCCTACGTGTGGTGCCATTAGCCATTCTTGATGACGGGCGACTTCGTGTTGCCATGCTGGATCCATTAGATATCACTGCACTTGATGAGTTAACAGCGCTCGTCAGTCGACCAATTATCCGCTTAGGCATGGATGACAAAGATTTTGCTGAGTTAATGAGAGCCCACTACGGCACCACCGCTGCACGTATTGCAGAAAGCCTTGCTGATGAAGATGGTGATCGAGACTCAATGCTCGATCATAATTTGGATGCTATTGAAGCTGATGACTTACACAGAATGGCTGAACAGCCAACACTGGTGAACCTGGTCAATCTCCTTCTACTTGAAGCAGTTCAATCACGCGCTTCAGATGTCCATGTAGAGCCATTCGAAAATGAGCTCAAAGTTAAGTACCGAGTAGACGGCGTGCTGGTTGAGAAACCTCCGCCACCAAAGAACCTGCAGCCTGCGATCATTGGCCGTATTAAGATTATGTCCAGCATGAATATTGCGGAACGCTATGTGCCGCAAGACGGACATATCACGCTTCGTTTTGAGGGACGCAAAGTAGACATTCGTGTGTCCACTGTCCCCACTCTCTACGGCGAATCAGTGGTCATGCGTATCCTTGATAAAAGCACGCAATCGCTAGATCTTCGAGCCCTGGGAATGGGCGATGATCTCATGGACACGGTCGACCACTTGATCGCCAAGCCCCATGGACTTGTGCTCGTCACTGGCCCAACAGGCTCGGGCAAGACAACCACGCTCTACGCAGCTCTCACCAAACTCTACGATCCTCGAAAGAAAATCATTACGATTGAAGACCCTGTGGAGTACGAACTCGCAGGGATCAATCAGATGCCTGTGAACCCCAAACGAGGCTTAAGCTTTGCGACAGGCCTCCGAGCCATTCTTCGACAGGACCCAGAGGTCATCTTCGTTGGCGAGATTCGCGATGGAGAAACCGCAGATATCGCAATTCGTTCGGCACTGACTGGCCACCTGATTTTTTCTACCATCCATACCAATGATGCAATTAGCTCAATTGGCCGCCTTGTAGATATGGGCGCTGAACCATACTTGGTGGCCTCTGTCATCGAGGGACTCTTAGCGCAACGACTCGGGCGAAAGCTATGTCTTCACTGCGCCGTTAAAGTTCCCATGCCCGAAGAAATTCAACATCGACTCACACCCGAAGAACTTTCCAGATTCAATGGCATGTCCCACCAGCCCGTCGGCTGTGACGAATGCGGCAACTCCGGATTCTATGGCCGTATCGGTTTCTTCGAGGTCATCACCATCTCTGGAACGCTTCGACGTGCTATCGCTGATAACAAACAAACAGCAGAACTACGCAAGCATCTGGGAGAAAACTTTGTGCCAATGCGAGAAGATGGCATACGTCGCGCTATAGAAGGTGTCACTACTGTTGAAGAAGTCTTGAGAGCAACCCAGGACACCGAGGATATCTAA